One Candidatus Binatia bacterium genomic region harbors:
- a CDS encoding DUF4215 domain-containing protein, whose translation MLAKFALVCGLLVGIAKPLPAMAGECAGDWTYAAARVEGCTSIGGSLVITGGRMVTLAGLADLERVGGSLVITNNKALGSLDGLSELTSIGSSGDRSSQGLIINGNGALRDIDGLSRLVEVVGSIQIAANGALENLDGLSGLSAIGATGARAGASLVIADNGSLRDVDGLSGVSRSEGSIRVVNNDALDHVDGLSRLTSIGTSGDGSGESLVISDNGALRHIDGLTGLSETQGGLRIVNNDALRNLAGLARVTWIGVDGAGESLVIADNGALCDLDGLSALRGLGGSLRVEDNDALNHLDGLSGLTSVGSNSEPASESVVIADNGSLRDLNGLSGLTSLGGALRIANNDALDNLDGLAGLRSAGSSADQTGESLAIEDNGALRDLDGLSGLTGTGGSIRVASNDALENLDGLSGLRSIGSSGEGSDESLVIADNGSLRDIDGLYGLGATPGAVRIVSNDDLCESQVADLFESVVVGGALTISGNSGSCVSVCGDGIVDAGEACDDGNTYNGDCCSSTCDIEAAGTVCRPMADICDQEEVCDGIEGFCPADERIADLDADGVCDDIDICPEVADREQSDADGDGLGDACDPCTGGVTAENAVLQATNFVTPEADDKLSFKADLVFPAPVALSPQTNGFRLLVESADAEAGGDVVLELAVPAGLYDPLTRSGWIPAANGKKFQYVTKEMIGGMEPKVILKWNPKQANEVAVVVKGKAGNFAQPAIALPLKATLSLEPTDPMTTLCAEADYPGPRPQPFCRMSASGVAVLCK comes from the coding sequence ATGCTCGCGAAATTCGCCCTTGTCTGTGGTTTGCTGGTCGGGATTGCCAAGCCGCTACCTGCGATGGCCGGCGAGTGTGCCGGAGACTGGACCTATGCGGCAGCCCGGGTGGAGGGATGCACGAGTATCGGTGGGTCGCTCGTGATTACAGGCGGGCGCATGGTGACCCTCGCGGGCCTGGCGGACTTGGAGCGCGTGGGTGGTAGTCTGGTCATCACGAACAACAAGGCCCTCGGGAGTCTCGACGGCTTGTCCGAACTGACTTCGATTGGCTCAAGCGGCGATCGCTCGAGCCAAGGTCTGATCATTAACGGGAACGGAGCACTCCGGGATATCGACGGTTTATCCCGGCTCGTGGAGGTCGTCGGGAGTATCCAGATTGCCGCCAATGGTGCCCTCGAAAACCTCGATGGGCTGTCGGGATTGAGCGCAATCGGTGCGACGGGGGCTCGCGCGGGCGCGAGCCTTGTCATTGCCGATAATGGCTCGCTGCGCGATGTCGATGGGCTATCCGGGGTCTCGCGGTCCGAGGGTAGTATCCGGGTGGTGAATAACGATGCTCTCGATCATGTCGATGGGCTCTCGAGGTTAACCTCGATTGGCACGAGCGGGGATGGCTCGGGCGAAAGTCTGGTGATTTCCGACAATGGAGCGTTGCGCCATATTGACGGCTTGACCGGGCTCTCGGAAACCCAGGGTGGCCTACGGATCGTGAATAACGATGCGCTGAGGAATCTTGCGGGGCTCGCGCGCGTGACCTGGATCGGAGTCGATGGCGCGGGGGAGAGTCTGGTGATCGCGGATAACGGCGCACTGTGTGACCTCGATGGCTTGTCTGCCCTGCGTGGCCTCGGCGGCAGCCTCCGGGTGGAAGATAATGATGCCCTTAATCATCTTGACGGGCTCTCCGGACTGACCTCGGTGGGCTCGAACAGTGAACCTGCAAGCGAGAGTGTCGTGATCGCGGACAACGGTTCGCTTCGCGACCTCAATGGATTGTCCGGATTAACGAGCCTTGGTGGTGCGCTGCGCATTGCCAACAATGATGCGCTCGATAACCTCGATGGCCTCGCCGGGCTGCGCTCGGCTGGTTCGAGCGCAGATCAAACCGGTGAGAGTCTCGCGATTGAGGACAACGGAGCACTGCGCGATCTCGATGGCTTATCCGGTCTTACGGGTACCGGCGGGAGCATCCGTGTCGCGAGCAATGATGCCCTCGAGAATCTGGACGGACTTTCCGGGCTGCGCTCGATCGGGTCGAGTGGGGAAGGTTCGGACGAGAGTCTGGTTATTGCGGACAATGGGTCGCTGCGCGATATCGACGGGCTCTATGGTCTCGGCGCGACCCCGGGGGCGGTGCGCATCGTGTCCAATGACGATCTTTGCGAAAGTCAGGTAGCCGACCTGTTCGAGAGCGTGGTGGTCGGAGGTGCGCTCACGATTTCTGGAAATAGTGGCTCTTGCGTATCTGTCTGCGGTGACGGGATCGTCGATGCGGGGGAGGCTTGCGATGACGGCAACACCTACAACGGGGATTGCTGCTCGTCTACCTGTGATATCGAGGCTGCGGGAACTGTCTGCCGGCCAATGGCAGATATATGTGATCAGGAAGAAGTCTGCGACGGGATCGAGGGTTTTTGCCCCGCGGACGAGCGCATCGCGGACCTGGATGCCGATGGGGTGTGCGACGACATCGACATTTGCCCGGAGGTTGCCGACCGGGAGCAATCCGATGCAGACGGGGACGGCCTAGGCGATGCCTGCGACCCCTGCACAGGCGGTGTGACTGCCGAGAACGCAGTCTTGCAGGCCACCAACTTTGTCACCCCGGAAGCCGATGACAAGCTGAGCTTCAAAGCCGATTTGGTGTTCCCGGCGCCGGTCGCCCTCAGCCCACAGACAAACGGATTCCGGCTTCTGGTCGAGAGTGCCGACGCCGAGGCCGGTGGGGACGTCGTGCTGGAACTGGCGGTGCCCGCGGGGCTCTATGATCCGCTCACGCGTAGCGGTTGGATCCCGGCAGCTAACGGCAAGAAGTTCCAATATGTCACAAAGGAAATGATCGGCGGTATGGAGCCCAAGGTCATCCTTAAATGGAACCCCAAGCAGGCCAACGAAGTGGCTGTGGTGGTAAAGGGGAAGGCCGGCAATTTCGCCCAACCCGCGATTGCTTTGCCTTTAAAAGCGACGTTGTCGTTGGAACCGACGGATCCGATGACTACTCTTTGCGCTGAAGCCGATTACCCCGGCCCGAGGCCGCAGCCTTTCTGCCGCATGAGTGCCAGCGGTGTGGCGGTCCTTTGTAAATAG
- a CDS encoding sigma-70 family RNA polymerase sigma factor, which produces MGPSESASKREIIAATLREKRADFEAFVRRRSSADEAGDILQAAALRAIERADSLDDPEKAVAWLYRLHRNVMIDAGRKNATERRVIDAASEAEARAPEPAEDPCGCSISQAKGMEGNHASILSLVDLRGLNLGEAARALDISTNSAAVRLHRARKALSQKMLDHCGVTSLSDCIDCRCVYEGCCAG; this is translated from the coding sequence ATGGGTCCTTCCGAAAGCGCCAGCAAGCGCGAAATCATCGCTGCAACGCTGCGCGAAAAACGGGCTGATTTCGAGGCGTTCGTTCGACGTCGCTCGAGTGCTGACGAGGCTGGAGATATCCTCCAGGCAGCAGCACTCCGAGCGATCGAGCGAGCCGATTCCCTCGATGATCCGGAAAAAGCGGTCGCATGGCTCTATCGCTTGCACCGCAATGTGATGATCGACGCAGGGCGCAAAAACGCTACCGAGCGTCGGGTGATCGATGCGGCATCGGAGGCCGAGGCCCGTGCCCCCGAACCCGCCGAGGATCCCTGCGGATGCAGCATCAGCCAGGCGAAAGGCATGGAAGGCAATCACGCATCGATCCTTTCGCTGGTGGATCTGCGGGGATTGAATTTGGGGGAGGCGGCGCGAGCGCTCGATATCTCGACCAACAGTGCCGCGGTCCGTCTGCACCGTGCTCGCAAAGCACTGAGCCAGAAAATGCTGGACCATTGTGGCGTGACGAGCCTCAGCGACTGCATCGACTGCCGCTGCGTCTACGAGGGCTGCTGCGCTGGCTGA
- a CDS encoding cation:proton antiporter, translating to MEYSDLATIAGFAFLYSLVASRLEKSRFNGALVYVLAGFVFSNHVLGWINIEIGGEALKTLAELTLALVLFTDSANINLVTLRRVEKIPIRLLLIGLPLTIALGLGLGTLLFAELGFFEVALLATMLAPTDAALGKAVVTNPSVPDSVRESLNVESGLNDGICVPVLLFFLALAVGDTESGQAAELMAQLSLQAIGIGVLIGFLGGYFGSRLVRYCSARRWVHGPWLQIPVIALALLCFATAQGFEGSGFIACFVAGLIFGGFETDHKQSFLDAAEGIGNSMALVTWFVFGVGALGLTWQYLDWRVLAYSLLSLTALRIVPVFVAALGLNLRWDTTLFMGWFGPRGLASIVFVVLVHDKALSGSGLLITIVTSTILLSVLLHGITANPLSKKYGARIAEDGGEI from the coding sequence ATGGAGTACTCCGATCTCGCTACTATCGCCGGGTTTGCCTTCCTGTATTCTCTGGTTGCGTCTCGGTTGGAGAAGTCGCGGTTCAACGGTGCCCTCGTCTACGTGCTGGCCGGATTTGTTTTCAGCAATCACGTTCTTGGGTGGATAAATATCGAGATCGGTGGCGAAGCGCTGAAGACGCTTGCGGAACTCACGCTCGCATTGGTCCTGTTTACCGATTCGGCCAATATCAACCTGGTCACGTTGCGCCGTGTCGAGAAAATTCCGATAAGGCTTCTGCTGATCGGGTTGCCGCTGACGATCGCATTGGGCCTGGGCTTGGGTACTCTGTTGTTTGCCGAACTCGGGTTTTTCGAAGTGGCGCTGCTGGCCACGATGCTCGCGCCTACGGATGCGGCCCTTGGTAAGGCGGTGGTGACCAACCCCTCGGTTCCGGATTCTGTCCGCGAGAGTCTGAACGTGGAGAGCGGCCTCAACGACGGGATCTGCGTACCGGTGCTGCTTTTCTTTCTGGCCCTGGCGGTAGGAGATACCGAATCGGGGCAGGCGGCTGAACTGATGGCCCAATTATCTCTTCAGGCGATTGGCATCGGCGTCCTGATCGGATTTCTGGGCGGCTATTTTGGCAGTCGCCTCGTGCGGTATTGTTCTGCGCGGCGATGGGTGCACGGTCCCTGGTTGCAGATTCCGGTCATCGCGTTGGCGCTGCTCTGTTTCGCAACCGCACAAGGTTTCGAGGGGAGCGGGTTTATCGCCTGTTTTGTGGCTGGCCTGATTTTTGGTGGTTTCGAGACCGACCATAAGCAGAGTTTTCTGGATGCGGCCGAGGGCATCGGCAATTCGATGGCGTTGGTCACCTGGTTTGTCTTTGGCGTCGGGGCGCTGGGGCTGACCTGGCAGTACCTCGATTGGCGCGTTCTGGCCTACTCGCTGCTCAGTCTGACCGCCCTTCGCATCGTGCCGGTTTTTGTCGCCGCCCTCGGTCTCAATCTGCGTTGGGATACGACGCTATTCATGGGATGGTTTGGCCCACGCGGTTTGGCCAGCATCGTGTTTGTGGTTCTGGTTCATGACAAGGCTCTTTCTGGATCCGGGCTATTGATTACCATCGTCACTTCGACGATCCTCCTCAGCGTGCTTTTGCACGGGATCACGGCAAATCCCCTATCCAAAAAATACGGGGCAAGAATCGCCGAGGATGGCGGAGAGATCTGA
- a CDS encoding glycosyltransferase family 1 protein, with protein sequence MRVCIDIQAAVAQRAGVGRYTKMLAEHLAPQAADDQLALFHFDFAGKSRPVAAGSAEEKANRWLPRRWVQQCWNRLDWPPFDAFAGPADLYHFPNFIRPPLRQGKSIVTIHDVSFLRHPETMEAKNYAFLSRQIRQTVARSDAIITDSLFVADEVRALLSVPREKLFPIHLGLKEYSTSTPQQRTHFQSSFGLNRPYLLHVGTIEPRKNHQLLIEIFEKLDFDGDLVLAGMKGWKCEPIFERIRRSPAAERIRYIDYLPEAHLGDLYRGADAMVFPSLYEGFGLPPLEAMLCGTPVVSSSAGSLREVLGNGARLVDGYDPTEWTIAVGEVLNNPSPWIDAGRSVATAFRWETTAEKTWALYREVVG encoded by the coding sequence GTGAGGGTCTGCATCGATATTCAGGCAGCGGTCGCCCAGCGCGCCGGTGTGGGACGCTACACGAAAATGCTGGCGGAGCACCTCGCTCCGCAGGCAGCCGACGACCAGCTGGCGCTCTTCCATTTCGATTTCGCCGGCAAGAGCCGCCCTGTCGCTGCGGGCAGCGCCGAGGAAAAAGCCAACCGATGGCTGCCCCGACGTTGGGTGCAGCAATGCTGGAATCGGCTGGACTGGCCGCCATTTGATGCATTTGCGGGCCCGGCCGATCTCTACCATTTCCCGAATTTCATCCGCCCGCCCCTGCGACAAGGAAAATCGATCGTGACGATTCACGACGTGTCGTTCCTTCGGCACCCCGAAACCATGGAAGCCAAAAACTACGCCTTTCTGAGCAGACAGATTCGCCAAACGGTCGCACGCTCGGATGCCATTATCACGGACAGTTTGTTTGTGGCCGACGAAGTTCGGGCCCTGTTGAGCGTACCACGAGAAAAACTCTTTCCGATCCATCTCGGTCTGAAAGAATATTCAACATCAACCCCCCAACAGCGCACCCATTTCCAATCCTCTTTTGGCCTAAACCGCCCCTACCTGCTTCACGTCGGCACGATCGAACCGCGCAAGAACCATCAGCTTCTGATCGAGATCTTCGAGAAGCTCGACTTCGATGGCGACCTTGTGCTGGCGGGAATGAAAGGTTGGAAGTGCGAACCGATCTTCGAGAGAATTAGACGGTCTCCCGCCGCGGAACGAATTCGATATATCGACTACCTGCCAGAGGCCCATCTCGGCGACCTCTATCGAGGTGCAGATGCCATGGTATTTCCGTCGCTCTACGAAGGGTTCGGCCTGCCACCGTTGGAAGCGATGCTCTGCGGAACGCCAGTGGTTTCGTCCTCCGCAGGCTCATTGCGCGAAGTCCTCGGCAACGGAGCCCGCCTGGTCGATGGATACGATCCGACAGAGTGGACAATTGCGGTCGGCGAAGTTCTCAACAATCCGAGCCCATGGATCGATGCCGGCCGGTCGGTGGCGACTGCCTTCCGCTGGGAGACTACAGCTGAAAAGACCTGGGCACTCTATCGTGAGGTGGTCGGATGA
- a CDS encoding class I SAM-dependent methyltransferase, producing the protein MADKLSRLVATFMNTSIIARNMREPGTGVLGRLTRGMMERNNRLSAQDAARRLEISAGHCVLELGPGSGWAWPEIGKTNPSRLIGVEISERFRQELVQLAPSLPLRPEIHDTDAIDMSGFLDDGAVDRLLAVNVVYFLNPLPAYVAELARVLKPGARGLLAGKFLAVAGAQPEIFVNTDPDAIMACFTEGGFSMESEEIDLGSPARSYTALHLERKN; encoded by the coding sequence ATGGCTGACAAACTTTCCCGGTTGGTGGCTACCTTCATGAACACCTCGATAATCGCGCGCAATATGCGCGAACCAGGCACAGGCGTGCTCGGGCGCCTCACTCGTGGAATGATGGAGCGCAACAACCGCCTGAGCGCGCAGGACGCTGCCCGACGGCTGGAGATCTCGGCCGGACACTGCGTTCTGGAATTGGGGCCCGGCAGTGGATGGGCGTGGCCCGAGATCGGGAAGACCAACCCCTCGCGCCTGATCGGGGTGGAAATCAGCGAACGTTTTCGCCAAGAGCTCGTGCAGCTTGCCCCCTCGCTGCCGCTGCGACCGGAGATCCATGACACCGATGCGATCGATATGAGCGGCTTTCTGGACGACGGCGCGGTGGACCGACTGCTCGCGGTGAACGTCGTCTACTTTCTGAACCCCCTGCCCGCCTATGTCGCCGAACTCGCGCGGGTCTTGAAACCAGGCGCGCGGGGCCTTCTTGCCGGCAAGTTTCTGGCGGTGGCGGGCGCCCAACCCGAGATCTTCGTCAACACTGACCCGGACGCCATCATGGCATGCTTCACGGAAGGCGGGTTTTCGATGGAATCCGAAGAGATCGACCTTGGGTCCCCCGCTCGCAGCTACACAGCACTTCATTTGGAGCGCAAAAACTAA
- a CDS encoding glycosyltransferase family 1 protein, translating to MKICIDARWITPELSGIGVYTRELIRELSVLDDRNQYVCLFDANETLEHTRDATSFEKNPNWSAFRMEHGVFSPVGQLVMPRWLKQHQIDVFHSPNWMIPFGAFPAGRRGRIACVVTVHDLIPLLFPDNAPRSKKRRFFPLYRSLMQSLSKRADKIIAVSKASANDIVEHLPVPPEHVEVVYNGVSDVYCPGPLPREPVILYVGRLDPYKNVPLLIEAFAAVREQLGPEARLEIIGSSDDRYPETAMTIERLGLSGAVIQRNYVSDTELLASYQRARLLVLPSSYEGFGLPVVEAMACGTPVVCSRASSLPEVAGEVGIQFEPGNLKSLSDAILSAWRDPSPPGPLQDQASRFSWRRSAEDSRRIYESV from the coding sequence ATGAAGATCTGCATCGATGCAAGATGGATCACCCCGGAACTCTCGGGGATCGGTGTCTATACGCGCGAGCTGATTCGCGAGTTGTCCGTGCTGGACGATCGCAACCAATATGTCTGCTTGTTCGACGCCAACGAAACCCTCGAGCACACTCGCGATGCCACCTCTTTCGAGAAAAATCCGAATTGGTCGGCATTTCGGATGGAGCACGGTGTCTTCTCGCCCGTTGGGCAACTGGTGATGCCCAGATGGCTGAAGCAACACCAGATCGATGTCTTTCACTCCCCGAACTGGATGATTCCGTTCGGAGCTTTCCCGGCGGGTCGTCGAGGGCGTATCGCTTGCGTGGTGACGGTGCATGATCTGATTCCCCTCCTGTTTCCCGACAACGCTCCGAGATCAAAAAAGCGGCGCTTCTTTCCGCTGTACCGTTCGTTGATGCAAAGCCTCAGCAAGCGAGCCGACAAGATCATCGCCGTCAGCAAGGCCTCGGCCAACGACATTGTCGAACATCTGCCGGTGCCGCCCGAGCACGTCGAGGTTGTCTACAACGGCGTGTCCGACGTCTACTGTCCCGGCCCGCTGCCGCGAGAGCCGGTGATCCTTTATGTCGGCCGACTCGACCCTTATAAAAACGTGCCGCTTTTGATTGAAGCCTTTGCTGCGGTTCGTGAGCAACTGGGCCCGGAAGCCCGACTCGAGATCATCGGCTCCTCCGATGACCGCTACCCCGAGACCGCGATGACCATTGAACGACTGGGCCTGAGCGGAGCCGTTATACAGCGCAACTACGTCAGCGACACAGAACTCCTTGCCTCCTATCAGCGAGCACGCTTGCTGGTCTTGCCGTCCTCGTACGAAGGATTCGGCCTGCCGGTCGTCGAAGCGATGGCATGTGGCACGCCGGTGGTCTGCTCCCGGGCAAGCTCTCTACCCGAAGTCGCAGGAGAGGTGGGCATCCAATTCGAGCCGGGTAATCTGAAAAGCTTGTCGGATGCCATCCTCTCGGCTTGGCGCGACCCCTCTCCGCCCGGGCCCCTGCAGGACCAAGCGTCCCGTTTTTCCTGGCGCCGTTCTGCCGAAGATTCCCGGCGCATCTACGAATCCGTGTAG